A portion of the Cyanobium sp. PCC 7001 genome contains these proteins:
- a CDS encoding cytochrome c oxidase subunit II — MTTATPSGSPRLWAVALLLAAVLADLAASFWMAAQSHRWLPVPASAAAGPVDDLFALEVGIGSFIFFGCSGVMLWTLLFNRAPKYDLDNGDPIEGNLKLEIVWTLIPLVIVMLIAWKAIDVSDTLATLGGKVRVSGGHAAMHGAEGPMAAELAAEDPAAEAPIQVIGRQWSWEFIYPNGVHSSELHLPEGQRSFLRLSATDVIHGFYVPAFRLKQDLIPGSVIDYSLIPTRAGRYRLRDSMFSGGYFASNQTDVVVEPPEVHAAWLKQALRQPLRPAANAATDLYAQRLARGDRGWATVPPAPPPLVHVSADPTASHEG, encoded by the coding sequence ATGACCACCGCCACCCCATCGGGCTCCCCAAGGCTCTGGGCCGTCGCGTTGCTGCTGGCCGCGGTGCTGGCCGATCTGGCCGCCAGCTTCTGGATGGCTGCCCAGTCGCACCGCTGGCTGCCGGTGCCGGCCTCCGCGGCTGCCGGCCCGGTGGACGATCTGTTCGCCCTGGAGGTGGGCATCGGCAGCTTCATCTTCTTCGGCTGCAGCGGCGTGATGCTGTGGACGCTGCTGTTCAACCGCGCCCCCAAGTACGACCTGGACAACGGCGATCCGATCGAGGGCAACCTCAAGCTGGAGATCGTGTGGACCCTGATCCCGCTGGTGATCGTGATGCTGATCGCCTGGAAGGCGATCGACGTGAGCGACACCCTCGCCACCCTGGGCGGCAAGGTGCGGGTGAGCGGCGGCCATGCCGCCATGCACGGCGCCGAGGGGCCCATGGCTGCGGAGCTCGCGGCGGAGGATCCGGCCGCCGAGGCCCCGATCCAGGTGATCGGCCGCCAGTGGAGCTGGGAGTTCATCTACCCCAACGGCGTGCACAGCAGCGAGCTGCACCTGCCGGAAGGCCAGCGCAGCTTCCTGCGGCTGAGCGCCACCGATGTGATCCACGGCTTCTACGTGCCGGCCTTCCGCCTCAAGCAGGACCTGATCCCCGGCAGCGTGATCGATTACAGCCTCATCCCCACCCGCGCCGGCCGCTACCGGCTGCGGGATTCGATGTTCAGCGGCGGCTACTTCGCCTCCAACCAGACCGATGTGGTGGTGGAGCCGCCCGAGGTGCATGCGGCCTGGCTCAAGCAGGCCCTGCGCCAGCCGCTGCGGCCGGCCGCCAATGCCGCCACCGATCTCTATGCCCAGCGCCTGGCCCGGGGTGACCGGGGCTGGGCCACCGTGCCGCCGGCGCCGCCGCCGCTGGTGCACGTGAGCGCCGATCCCACCGCCAGTCACGAGGGCTGA
- a CDS encoding DUF2231 domain-containing protein, whose product MAFVAGKTAFAALRAFTPVADQLGPNQLPYGMPVHPNLVHFTIGLFVIAIVFDIAGALFPLEKRLFRFLALPVTRAGFHDVGWYNLLACAAVSFLTVAAGFYEMLLAVPIPGGRSDFGLGSASTMLWHGVGGVVVLLLIVAMTVWRGLQRFRWRRDLGRQVQWSYLVAGLGLFVLIGVHGTLGAQLAGEFGVHVTADQLVAAGLNLREALP is encoded by the coding sequence ATGGCTTTTGTTGCCGGGAAGACAGCCTTTGCTGCGCTCCGTGCCTTCACGCCGGTGGCCGATCAGCTGGGCCCCAACCAGCTGCCCTACGGCATGCCCGTGCACCCCAACCTGGTGCACTTCACGATCGGGCTGTTCGTGATCGCGATCGTGTTCGACATCGCCGGCGCCCTGTTTCCGCTGGAGAAGCGCCTGTTCCGCTTCCTGGCCCTGCCGGTGACGCGGGCCGGCTTCCACGACGTGGGCTGGTACAACCTGCTGGCCTGTGCGGCCGTGAGCTTCCTCACGGTGGCGGCGGGGTTCTACGAGATGCTGCTGGCGGTGCCGATCCCGGGCGGCCGCAGCGACTTCGGCCTCGGCAGCGCCTCGACCATGCTCTGGCATGGCGTGGGCGGCGTGGTGGTGCTGCTGCTGATCGTGGCGATGACGGTGTGGCGCGGTCTGCAGCGCTTCCGCTGGCGTCGGGATCTGGGCCGGCAGGTGCAGTGGAGCTACCTGGTGGCGGGCCTGGGCCTGTTCGTGCTGATCGGCGTGCACGGCACCCTCGGCGCCCAGCTGGCCGGTGAGTTCGGCGTGCATGTCACCGCCGATCAACTGGTGGCGGCGGGTCTGAACCTGCGGGAGGCCCTGCCATGA
- a CDS encoding DUF481 domain-containing protein: protein MAAEPPAASGSEQELSAQARVLLDQVAWCLATTCAEDPGPWLAAAEEIVRGQPASESQVDDWLTIARLRAQLGEAEAAKAALQEARKTVEAITPATSRRVWQSRLALGYAALGDVDTSRALQQDALAQGDASEQTVAYPFPEGPGRLKAGLGVTGTSFDETTMLGSLSFSLFKPWSRQDLSADGLFVIDYDSGRDNNRIKPNIASSLMYRYHLNDDWHLFVSNFTNVNSGVFASGSDDEDTSALVASYVGPGINLWRGRSTEHFLDLQFGILGARYEYEDLNFKLERNELTPSVVLILFGRGIPIGRATLSPTLAVGAGSDQLDQLVMYSDVNLNVPISKRWAWSSRVVWRYTTRPVRDNPNLNLQYVTGLTYTFKP from the coding sequence GTGGCCGCGGAACCGCCTGCGGCGTCCGGCAGCGAGCAGGAGCTCTCCGCCCAGGCGCGGGTGCTGCTCGACCAGGTGGCCTGGTGTCTGGCCACCACCTGTGCGGAGGATCCGGGGCCCTGGCTGGCGGCTGCGGAGGAGATCGTGCGCGGCCAGCCCGCCTCGGAGTCCCAGGTGGACGACTGGCTGACGATTGCTCGCCTGCGGGCACAGCTGGGCGAGGCCGAGGCCGCCAAGGCTGCGTTGCAGGAAGCCCGCAAGACCGTGGAGGCCATCACCCCAGCGACGTCACGCCGGGTGTGGCAGAGCAGGCTGGCGCTGGGATACGCAGCCCTTGGGGATGTAGACACCAGCCGCGCTCTGCAGCAGGACGCCCTGGCCCAAGGCGATGCCAGCGAGCAGACCGTGGCCTATCCCTTCCCGGAAGGACCCGGCCGATTGAAAGCGGGCTTAGGCGTGACGGGAACGTCGTTCGACGAAACGACCATGCTCGGCAGCCTCAGCTTCAGCCTGTTCAAACCCTGGTCACGGCAGGATCTGAGCGCCGATGGCCTGTTCGTGATCGACTACGACAGCGGCAGGGACAACAACCGCATCAAGCCCAACATCGCCTCGAGTTTGATGTACCGCTATCACCTCAATGACGACTGGCACCTGTTCGTGAGCAACTTCACCAATGTCAATTCCGGTGTGTTCGCCAGCGGAAGCGATGACGAAGACACCTCCGCGTTGGTGGCCTCCTATGTCGGCCCGGGAATCAACCTCTGGAGGGGGCGGAGCACCGAACACTTCCTTGATCTTCAGTTCGGCATCCTCGGCGCTCGTTATGAGTACGAAGATCTGAACTTCAAGCTGGAAAGGAATGAACTCACGCCCTCCGTCGTGTTGATCCTGTTCGGCCGCGGGATCCCCATCGGTCGTGCCACCCTCTCCCCCACCCTGGCGGTGGGGGCCGGCTCCGATCAGCTGGATCAACTGGTGATGTACTCCGACGTGAATCTGAACGTGCCGATCAGCAAGCGCTGGGCCTGGAGCAGCAGGGTCGTGTGGCGGTACACGACCAGACCGGTGAGAGACAATCCCAATCTGAACCTCCAGTACGTCACCGGCCTCACCTACACCTTCAAGCCGTGA
- a CDS encoding DUF2231 domain-containing protein — MLELLPALNDRNLPWMDTIHPIVVHFVIAMALISVVFDLIGRFGRRPALYEVSFWNLLVATVAIFVAIIFGQIEAGLANPYGAASTILNLHSTLGWSLAGVLALLSGWRYVIRSRDPLRLPPAFLGAGALLSVLVVVQVLLGNQLVWVYGLHTVPVVEAVRAGLV; from the coding sequence ATGCTGGAGCTGCTCCCCGCGCTCAACGACCGCAACCTGCCGTGGATGGACACGATCCATCCGATCGTGGTGCACTTCGTGATCGCCATGGCCCTGATCAGCGTGGTGTTCGATCTGATCGGCCGCTTCGGCCGTCGGCCGGCCCTCTACGAGGTGAGCTTCTGGAACCTGCTGGTGGCCACCGTGGCCATCTTCGTGGCGATCATCTTCGGCCAGATCGAGGCGGGCCTGGCCAATCCCTACGGCGCAGCCAGCACGATCCTCAACCTGCACAGCACCCTGGGCTGGTCGCTTGCGGGGGTGCTGGCCCTGCTCTCGGGCTGGCGCTACGTGATCCGCAGCCGTGATCCCCTGCGCCTGCCGCCGGCCTTCCTGGGTGCCGGCGCCCTGCTGAGCGTGCTGGTGGTGGTGCAGGTGCTGCTGGGCAACCAGCTGGTGTGGGTGTATGGGCTCCACACGGTGCCCGTGGTGGAAGCGGTGCGCGCGGGGCTGGTGTGA